The following proteins come from a genomic window of Elusimicrobiota bacterium:
- the pheS gene encoding phenylalanine--tRNA ligase subunit alpha, protein MTSLLEQLDALKAESLSEAEGLSTPEALEAFRLKYLGRKDGRLTALLAALPGLSPEERRDVGRRANELKNALEETLQRRRKDLDEARLNAALTRAPLDLTLPGDPFLRGGLHPLTRVQEEIVDIFVRLGFSVAEGPEVETDDNNFTALNHPPDHPARDAHDTFYLKDHKDEAGRPLLLRTHTSPVQIRWMRSHPPPVYIVAPGRVFRHENVDATHSYVFHQVEGLAVDTDISLGDLKGVLSLFAQRLFGGAGTEVRTRFRPSFFPFVEPGLEMDISCTLCGQKGCRVCKGTGWVEMLGSGLVHPNVLRAAGYDADALSGWAFGIGVERVAMFKYGVDDMRLFYENDTRFLGAFA, encoded by the coding sequence TTGACCTCTCTACTGGAACAGCTCGACGCGCTCAAAGCCGAAAGCCTGTCCGAGGCGGAAGGTCTGTCCACCCCGGAGGCCCTCGAAGCGTTCCGTTTGAAGTACTTGGGGCGCAAGGACGGGCGGTTGACCGCTCTTCTGGCGGCCCTGCCCGGACTTTCCCCCGAGGAACGGCGGGACGTGGGGCGACGCGCCAACGAGTTGAAAAACGCCTTGGAAGAGACGCTCCAGCGGCGACGCAAAGACTTGGACGAGGCGCGGTTGAACGCCGCCCTCACCCGCGCCCCGCTCGACCTCACCCTGCCGGGCGATCCCTTCCTCCGGGGCGGACTTCACCCCCTCACCCGCGTTCAAGAAGAAATCGTCGACATCTTCGTCCGTCTGGGTTTTTCCGTGGCGGAGGGGCCCGAAGTAGAGACCGACGACAACAATTTCACCGCCCTCAATCACCCGCCCGATCACCCGGCGCGCGACGCCCACGACACGTTCTACCTCAAGGATCACAAAGACGAAGCGGGCCGCCCGCTCCTGTTGCGGACCCACACCTCCCCCGTTCAGATCCGCTGGATGCGGTCCCACCCACCCCCGGTGTACATCGTCGCGCCGGGGCGGGTTTTCCGCCATGAGAACGTCGATGCCACCCATTCCTACGTGTTCCACCAGGTGGAGGGCCTGGCGGTGGACACCGACATTTCCCTGGGGGATTTGAAGGGCGTTCTGTCCCTCTTCGCGCAGCGGTTGTTCGGCGGCGCCGGAACCGAGGTGCGGACGCGCTTCCGTCCGTCCTTCTTCCCGTTCGTCGAGCCCGGTTTGGAAATGGATATTTCTTGCACGCTCTGCGGTCAAAAAGGCTGCCGGGTGTGCAAGGGGACGGGGTGGGTGGAAATGTTGGGATCGGGCCTGGTCCACCCCAACGTGTTGCGCGCCGCCGGCTACGACGCCGACGCCCTTTCCGGCTGGGCCTTCGGCATCGGGGTCGAGCGGGTGGCCATGTTCAAATACGGCGTGGACGACATGCGGCTCTTTTATGAGAACGACACCCGCTTTCTGGGGGCCTTCGCGTGA
- the rplT gene encoding 50S ribosomal protein L20, which produces MRVKTTVASRQSKKKWFRRAKGAYATKKNRWRMVIQHLEMSMRHMYRGRKQKKRDFRGTWIQRINAAARQDGLSYSRFVSGLKNAGVVLDRKVLANMAGEDPASFQKLTALAKENATAK; this is translated from the coding sequence ATGCGCGTTAAAACAACCGTCGCGTCCCGTCAAAGCAAGAAGAAATGGTTCCGTCGCGCGAAGGGCGCCTACGCGACCAAGAAAAACCGTTGGCGCATGGTCATTCAGCACCTCGAAATGTCCATGCGTCACATGTACCGCGGCCGCAAACAGAAAAAACGCGATTTTCGCGGCACCTGGATTCAGCGGATCAACGCCGCGGCCCGGCAGGACGGCCTGAGCTATTCCCGTTTCGTGTCCGGCCTCAAAAACGCCGGCGTGGTCCTCGACCGTAAGGTCTTGGCCAACATGGCGGGGGAAGATCCGGCGTCCTTCCAAAAACTCACGGCCCTGGCGAAGGAAAACGCGACGGCGAAATAG
- the rpmI gene encoding 50S ribosomal protein L35 — protein sequence MPKIKTHSGTKKRFRVTGTGKVMHQTQGRRHLLIGMSSNRRRRFRKDNVLNDVQTKMIKTLMPYAR from the coding sequence ATGCCCAAAATAAAGACACACAGCGGCACCAAAAAGCGATTTCGCGTCACCGGCACCGGCAAAGTCATGCACCAGACGCAGGGGCGACGCCACCTGCTCATCGGCATGTCGTCGAACCGCCGTCGGCGCTTCCGGAAGGACAACGTTTTGAACGATGTCCAAACCAAAATGATCAAGACCCTGATGCCCTATGCGCGTTAA
- a CDS encoding translation initiation factor IF-3, whose product MNHQIRAQQVRLIDEDGTQLGVKNLDEALRTAQDRGKDLVEVAPQANPPVCKVVDFSKYRYEKEKQKKEARKHAKGGQVKEVRFRPRIGEHDFDTKFRQIQKFLAGRDKVRITVMFRGREMEHQDLGRKIIDRLKENLGETATVESAPTMFGNRMILMLAPQKK is encoded by the coding sequence GTGAACCACCAAATTCGAGCTCAGCAGGTGCGCCTGATCGACGAAGACGGCACCCAATTGGGCGTTAAAAATCTGGACGAAGCCCTGCGGACGGCGCAAGATCGCGGCAAAGATCTGGTGGAAGTGGCCCCGCAGGCCAACCCGCCGGTGTGCAAAGTCGTCGATTTCTCCAAGTACCGTTACGAAAAGGAGAAACAAAAAAAAGAGGCCCGCAAGCACGCCAAGGGCGGCCAAGTCAAGGAAGTCCGTTTCCGCCCGCGTATCGGCGAACACGATTTCGATACCAAGTTCCGGCAGATCCAGAAGTTCTTGGCCGGACGCGACAAGGTGCGCATCACCGTGATGTTCCGCGGCCGGGAGATGGAACACCAGGACCTCGGCAGAAAGATCATTGATCGCTTGAAAGAAAATCTCGGCGAGACGGCCACGGTGGAAAGCGCGCCGACCATGTTCGGGAACCGAATGATTTTGATGTTGGCTCCGCAGAAGAAATAA
- a CDS encoding tetratricopeptide repeat protein: MSSTLYTLRGRSPGRQSATDRLFSWAREHRAQLGLALGLSVLAGGFAALIIVNRGRLADRGADQLTMARMQLSAGRQNEAFQILDEVIKGNRVNPVGLQAAVIKGDAFMQTEKFADASAVYEEAYTRTNHPAYKPILLAGMAAAAVEMKMHAEAVRHFQLFLKDYPEHLLAPRAYMELGRLHRALNAPEESRKVFEKVVALYPKSLWAAEAQSEMGGGPAPAK; this comes from the coding sequence ATGTCCAGCACACTCTACACGTTGCGGGGTCGGTCCCCGGGAAGACAATCCGCGACGGACCGTCTTTTCTCATGGGCCCGGGAACACCGCGCCCAATTGGGGTTGGCCTTGGGGTTGTCGGTCCTGGCGGGCGGGTTTGCCGCGCTCATCATCGTCAACCGCGGTCGTTTGGCCGACCGAGGGGCCGATCAATTGACCATGGCCCGCATGCAGTTGTCGGCGGGGCGTCAGAATGAGGCGTTCCAAATCTTGGATGAAGTGATTAAGGGAAACCGCGTGAATCCCGTGGGGCTCCAAGCCGCCGTTATCAAAGGCGACGCTTTCATGCAGACCGAAAAGTTCGCCGACGCTTCCGCGGTCTACGAAGAGGCCTACACGCGGACCAACCACCCCGCGTACAAACCGATCTTGCTGGCGGGGATGGCCGCGGCGGCCGTGGAAATGAAAATGCACGCCGAGGCGGTCCGGCATTTCCAGCTCTTCCTTAAAGATTATCCCGAGCACCTCTTGGCCCCGCGCGCTTACATGGAATTGGGGCGCCTCCATCGTGCCTTGAACGCGCCCGAAGAGTCCCGCAAGGTCTTCGAAAAGGTCGTCGCCCTTTACCCTAAATCGCTTTGGGCCGCGGAGGCCCAGTCCGAAATGGGAGGGGGCCCGGCCCCCGCGAAATAG
- a CDS encoding adenine phosphoribosyltransferase → MDRSLAALAGFVRDVPNFPKKGIVFKDITPLLGHGPSFRRSVLRLARVARAARANKIVAIESRGFLFGSAVAAVLGVGVVPVRKKGKLPYKTLSECYALEYGKDTLEMHVDALRPGDRVLIVDDVLATGGTSAAVARLVKAARARVVGAVFLIELGFLKGRGKIPHFPVTALLTY, encoded by the coding sequence ATGGACCGTTCACTGGCCGCCCTGGCTGGGTTTGTCCGCGACGTGCCGAATTTCCCCAAAAAGGGGATCGTTTTCAAGGACATCACGCCCCTGTTGGGGCACGGCCCGTCCTTTCGTCGGTCGGTGTTGCGTTTGGCCCGGGTGGCCCGCGCGGCGCGGGCCAACAAAATCGTGGCCATCGAATCGCGGGGGTTTTTGTTCGGGTCCGCGGTGGCGGCGGTGTTGGGCGTCGGGGTCGTGCCCGTGCGTAAAAAGGGGAAGTTGCCTTACAAAACGTTGTCCGAATGTTACGCTTTGGAGTACGGCAAGGACACCCTGGAAATGCACGTCGACGCCCTTCGCCCCGGGGATCGGGTGTTGATCGTGGACGATGTCTTGGCCACGGGGGGCACCTCGGCGGCCGTGGCGCGCTTGGTGAAGGCCGCGCGGGCGCGGGTCGTGGGAGCGGTGTTTTTAATTGAATTGGGCTTTTTGAAGGGGCGGGGGAAAATACCCCATTTTCCCGTCACGGCGTTGTTGACTTATTAG
- a CDS encoding sigma-70 family RNA polymerase sigma factor: MAESLDSVTLYFGGVRRLQNVSKEDVSELWRLAKKGDPKAKKRIIETNLRLVIPIAKKYYRPGVDFLDLIEEGNLGLMHAVDKFDPKRGFRFSTYAAYWIEQAVRRAYDEQSKTIRIPPHALEALRKWLREWDRLSVSLRRSPTMQEMGKTLHLSPRQIKSVIDAHEAAKSVGSLDTPLDEDENLFVRDIVADRNDLGPEEVFSYLRVREDLARALDQVEAREKSILQMRFGLTGRDPMTLEEVGKKLKLSRERVRQLEERGLARLRRAAHRLGLV; encoded by the coding sequence ATGGCAGAAAGTTTGGATTCGGTCACCCTGTACTTCGGCGGCGTTCGTCGGCTGCAAAACGTCAGCAAGGAAGACGTTTCGGAACTGTGGCGGCTGGCGAAAAAGGGCGACCCCAAGGCGAAGAAACGCATCATTGAAACCAATCTGCGCCTGGTCATCCCCATCGCCAAGAAGTACTACCGGCCCGGCGTTGATTTCCTGGACTTGATCGAAGAGGGCAACCTCGGCCTCATGCACGCGGTCGACAAGTTCGACCCGAAACGCGGTTTCCGTTTTTCCACCTACGCGGCCTACTGGATCGAACAGGCCGTCCGGCGCGCCTACGACGAACAATCCAAAACCATCCGCATACCGCCCCACGCCTTGGAGGCCCTTCGCAAGTGGCTGCGGGAGTGGGACCGTTTGTCCGTCAGCCTGAGGCGCAGCCCGACCATGCAGGAGATGGGCAAAACCCTCCATCTGTCCCCCCGGCAAATCAAAAGCGTGATCGACGCCCACGAGGCGGCCAAGTCCGTCGGCAGTCTTGACACGCCTTTGGACGAGGATGAAAACCTTTTCGTGCGGGACATTGTCGCCGACCGAAACGATCTGGGGCCCGAAGAGGTGTTTTCCTACCTGCGGGTCCGGGAAGATTTGGCGCGCGCCCTCGACCAGGTGGAAGCCCGGGAGAAAAGCATTTTGCAAATGCGTTTTGGCTTGACGGGGCGGGATCCCATGACCCTTGAGGAAGTCGGCAAAAAGCTAAAGCTGTCGCGGGAGCGCGTGCGCCAATTGGAGGAGCGGGGGTTGGCGCGCTTGCGGCGCGCCGCCCATCGTCTCGGTTTGGTCTGA
- a CDS encoding acylphosphatase → MFQKSVAVERRRWRFFGRVQGVGFRAFCAGAACARGVRGWVRNEPDGSVSAEAEGPPGALDALRHHLEKAHPFARVDRWDEFVASPRRDDGEGFDIQG, encoded by the coding sequence ATTTTCCAAAAATCCGTGGCCGTTGAGCGCCGACGCTGGCGATTTTTCGGGCGGGTTCAAGGCGTGGGGTTTCGGGCGTTCTGTGCGGGCGCGGCCTGCGCCCGCGGCGTGCGCGGATGGGTTCGCAACGAACCCGACGGATCCGTGAGCGCCGAGGCGGAGGGCCCCCCCGGCGCGCTGGACGCGTTGCGCCACCATCTGGAAAAAGCGCATCCCTTTGCGCGCGTGGACCGCTGGGACGAGTTCGTCGCGTCCCCGCGGCGCGACGACGGCGAAGGGTTTGACATTCAAGGCTGA
- a CDS encoding lysophospholipid acyltransferase family protein: protein MREHFWAAGLASTSALCGLLPARPRYALASRIGRAVGGFFPMKRAAVERNLAVINERSGRRFKSEDVFRNFGVTLSDFLGGRVVDIAVEGREHAEAARAVGRGVLVLTSHLGNWELGGRVLADWGWPVTAVFQPYKSRAMQRFIQKRRAPTLRYLAVGRGAAHGVGKVLKNHGSVVMLADRPFGEDGATVTLCGRPARLPRGPFLFACRFNTPVIPGFVVMDRPGHYRTIVEAPLWPEGPDAVKNLMDKMALVLEKYLTLYADQWYCFEPVWDL from the coding sequence TTGCGTGAACATTTCTGGGCCGCGGGACTGGCGTCGACGAGCGCCCTTTGCGGCCTCTTGCCCGCCCGGCCTCGCTATGCTTTGGCGTCGCGAATCGGTCGCGCGGTGGGCGGTTTTTTCCCGATGAAACGGGCGGCGGTGGAGCGAAACTTGGCCGTTATCAACGAACGGTCGGGGCGGCGATTTAAATCCGAGGATGTTTTCCGCAATTTCGGAGTCACCTTGTCGGATTTCCTGGGGGGACGGGTTGTGGACATCGCGGTGGAGGGCCGGGAACACGCCGAGGCGGCCCGCGCGGTGGGGCGCGGGGTTCTGGTGTTGACCTCCCATCTGGGAAACTGGGAATTGGGGGGGCGGGTTTTGGCCGATTGGGGTTGGCCGGTGACGGCCGTTTTTCAACCTTACAAATCCCGGGCGATGCAGAGGTTTATTCAAAAACGCCGGGCGCCGACCTTGCGCTATTTGGCCGTCGGACGCGGCGCGGCCCACGGCGTGGGGAAAGTGTTAAAAAACCACGGGAGCGTCGTGATGCTGGCCGACCGGCCCTTCGGCGAAGACGGCGCGACCGTCACCCTGTGCGGTCGGCCGGCGCGGTTGCCGCGGGGCCCGTTTTTGTTCGCTTGCCGGTTCAACACGCCCGTGATTCCGGGTTTTGTGGTGATGGATCGGCCCGGCCACTACCGGACGATTGTGGAGGCGCCCCTTTGGCCGGAGGGCCCCGACGCCGTCAAGAATTTGATGGACAAGATGGCCCTCGTTCTGGAAAAATATCTCACCCTGTACGCCGATCAATGGTATTGTTTTGAACCGGTGTGGGATTTGTGA
- a CDS encoding glycosyltransferase, with protein sequence MIPQRKVLFCYISPTSGHQRAAEAVMNVLRHRHPPVPCEGVNSVSYANPVFGKFVSRLYLQVLKHAPQVWDVLYDNPIVEKATRDIRDLMHIFNTGRIADLLRQHRPRCIVCTQAIPVGLLSALKARGKIRTPLVGILTDFGVHKYWISPEVDLYLTPSEEIRRRVIRLGVPESRVRVTGIPVDPHFGARGDKGEERRALGLSPTRPTVLVMGGNYGLGPVEDAVHALRHLPLGLQFIVVGGTNRRLVRSLNARFGDDRHVRVLGHTRTIHRLMDASDVLISKPGGLTTSEALAKGLPMIIIEPIPGQEERNAQFLLRHGAAVRADTLDELVRSVGGLFNHRGRLEQLRENGRALARPWAARDAAEAIVSLMEERRPARSRAEGHPVA encoded by the coding sequence TTGATCCCCCAGCGCAAAGTCCTCTTTTGTTACATCTCGCCCACCAGCGGCCATCAGCGCGCCGCCGAGGCGGTGATGAACGTGTTGCGCCACCGGCACCCGCCCGTGCCCTGCGAGGGGGTCAATTCCGTCAGCTACGCGAACCCGGTGTTCGGCAAGTTCGTCTCCCGCCTGTACCTTCAGGTTTTGAAGCACGCGCCCCAAGTGTGGGACGTCCTCTACGACAACCCCATCGTGGAAAAAGCGACCCGCGACATCCGCGACTTGATGCACATTTTCAACACCGGCCGCATCGCGGACCTCCTGCGCCAACACCGGCCCCGCTGCATCGTTTGCACCCAGGCGATTCCCGTGGGCCTGTTGTCCGCCCTGAAGGCCCGGGGAAAAATCCGCACGCCGCTCGTGGGCATCCTGACGGATTTCGGCGTTCACAAATATTGGATTTCGCCCGAGGTGGATCTCTATTTGACCCCCAGCGAGGAAATCCGCCGCCGGGTGATCCGCCTGGGCGTCCCCGAATCCCGCGTGCGGGTGACGGGCATTCCGGTGGATCCGCACTTCGGCGCCCGGGGCGACAAGGGCGAAGAACGGCGGGCTTTGGGACTTTCCCCGACCCGCCCCACCGTGCTGGTCATGGGCGGCAATTACGGTCTGGGTCCGGTGGAGGACGCCGTCCACGCCCTCCGGCATTTGCCCTTGGGGCTCCAGTTCATCGTGGTCGGCGGCACCAACCGGCGGTTGGTGCGCTCCCTTAATGCGCGGTTCGGCGACGACCGCCACGTGCGTGTTCTGGGCCACACGCGCACGATCCACCGGTTGATGGACGCCTCGGACGTCCTGATTTCAAAACCCGGCGGCTTGACCACGTCGGAGGCTTTGGCGAAGGGGTTGCCAATGATCATCATCGAGCCCATTCCGGGCCAGGAGGAGCGCAACGCCCAATTTCTTCTCCGCCACGGGGCGGCGGTTCGCGCCGACACCCTGGACGAGTTGGTCCGCTCGGTCGGCGGCTTGTTCAACCACCGGGGTCGGCTGGAGCAATTGCGGGAAAACGGACGCGCGCTGGCGCGCCCGTGGGCCGCCCGAGACGCCGCGGAGGCCATCGTGTCGTTGATGGAAGAACGGCGGCCCGCGCGGTCCCGCGCGGAGGGTCATCCTGTTGCGTGA
- a CDS encoding MerR family transcriptional regulator, which yields MILGAPPDKDLLTIGEIGRLTGVPPHTLRYWEKAIGLVRPARRGSGHRRYTKKDLELLAKVRGLVEERGFTLAGVKRHLRQEAKRGPVQMPLGFGETTAAVEVLRDLKTELSALVKDLKAVTYEK from the coding sequence ATGATCTTGGGCGCGCCGCCGGACAAGGACCTCCTCACCATCGGCGAGATCGGTCGCTTGACCGGGGTTCCACCGCACACGTTGCGGTATTGGGAAAAGGCCATCGGCCTGGTGCGCCCCGCGCGGCGCGGCTCGGGCCATCGCCGCTACACAAAAAAAGATTTGGAGTTGTTGGCCAAGGTGCGCGGCCTCGTGGAAGAGCGCGGTTTCACCCTCGCGGGGGTCAAGCGCCACCTGCGGCAGGAAGCCAAGCGCGGGCCGGTGCAGATGCCCTTGGGCTTCGGCGAAACGACGGCGGCGGTGGAAGTCCTTCGGGACCTCAAGACCGAGTTGTCGGCCCTCGTAAAAGATTTAAAAGCGGTCACCTATGAGAAGTAG
- a CDS encoding CapA family protein, with protein sequence MRRAFFLGVLALSPLRAAETRVHLMFVGDVMGHDAQIASARTADGSHDYRHNYLYIKPILDHADLAVANLEVTLAGEPYKGYPRFSSPDALADALEEAGFDLLLTANNHACDRNEEGLLRTLRTLDERNIPHTGTFASPEEREQTYPRIVDVKGVRLAFLNATYGTNMLKVSTPTSVNYLDTKQLEADVAKARAAKADFILAALHWGVEYERGAHPSQKQLARRLIRLGVDAVIGSHPHVLQEIVSLKHKKRLRVVFYSHGNFISNQRDRFRDGGMIGHLELVKDDKGTRPVDWGYTPTHVWKRQTDDIARFYVLPVSFFEEEPDLFALAPDDRAALGQFADDARAHLKGVREYRYRPRFSAEPR encoded by the coding sequence GTGCGGCGCGCGTTCTTCCTGGGGGTCCTGGCCCTTTCGCCCCTGCGGGCCGCGGAGACGCGCGTGCACCTCATGTTCGTGGGCGACGTGATGGGCCACGACGCCCAAATCGCCTCGGCCCGGACCGCGGACGGTTCCCACGATTACCGGCACAATTACCTTTATATCAAGCCTATCTTGGACCACGCCGACCTCGCGGTCGCCAACCTGGAAGTGACCTTGGCGGGAGAGCCCTACAAAGGCTACCCGCGTTTCTCGAGTCCGGACGCCCTGGCGGACGCCCTTGAAGAAGCCGGGTTCGACCTGTTGCTCACCGCCAACAACCACGCCTGCGATCGGAACGAGGAGGGCCTTCTCCGCACCCTGCGGACGCTGGACGAACGAAACATTCCCCACACCGGCACCTTTGCTTCGCCGGAGGAGCGGGAGCAAACCTACCCCCGGATCGTCGACGTCAAAGGGGTGCGCCTGGCGTTTCTAAACGCCACCTACGGGACGAACATGCTGAAGGTGTCGACGCCCACCTCGGTGAATTATTTGGATACAAAACAGTTGGAAGCCGACGTGGCCAAGGCCCGGGCCGCGAAGGCCGATTTCATCTTGGCCGCCCTGCATTGGGGAGTCGAATACGAGCGGGGCGCCCACCCATCGCAAAAACAGTTGGCCCGCCGGCTGATCCGCCTCGGGGTGGACGCGGTGATCGGGTCGCACCCGCACGTGTTGCAGGAGATCGTTTCGTTGAAACACAAAAAGCGCCTTCGGGTCGTTTTTTACTCCCACGGCAATTTTATTTCCAACCAGCGCGATCGATTTCGCGACGGCGGCATGATTGGCCACTTGGAACTGGTCAAAGACGACAAGGGCACACGCCCCGTCGATTGGGGCTACACCCCCACCCACGTGTGGAAGCGCCAAACCGACGACATCGCCCGGTTTTACGTTTTGCCCGTGAGCTTTTTTGAGGAAGAGCCCGACCTGTTCGCCCTCGCCCCGGACGATCGGGCCGCCTTGGGCCAGTTCGCCGACGACGCGCGCGCGCACCTCAAAGGCGTGCGCGAGTACCGCTACCGCCCCCGCTTTTCCGCCGAGCCCCGCTAG
- a CDS encoding HU family DNA-binding protein: MNKADIIQIAAQSLGTRQEAKAAVTRIFEGMRKALQEGDKVVVQGFGSFHVVMRKSKPARNPRTGEPVLIPPRRRVKFKMAKGLL, translated from the coding sequence ATGAACAAAGCCGACATCATCCAGATCGCGGCCCAATCCCTGGGCACGCGCCAAGAGGCGAAGGCGGCCGTCACGCGGATATTCGAAGGCATGCGCAAGGCGTTGCAGGAGGGGGACAAAGTCGTGGTGCAGGGGTTCGGCAGTTTCCACGTGGTCATGCGGAAAAGCAAGCCCGCGCGCAACCCCCGCACCGGGGAGCCGGTGCTGATCCCCCCGCGCCGCCGCGTGAAGTTCAAAATGGCCAAGGGCCTGCTTTGA
- a CDS encoding NAD(P)-dependent glycerol-3-phosphate dehydrogenase yields MKEKIAVLGAGSWGATLADHLARNGHDVVLWEISPAAAARLERERRLPTLDGLVLHPDVRVTEDMAKALTGRPVLVNAVPSKHVRATFRAVRVSNALAPSAWAVSVSKGIENDTLKRMTRVMEEETPALAGRTAVLAGPSHAEEVARSVPTAVVAAGPEALREHLTRLFNSESLRVYTNPDFVGVELCGALKNVYAVGCGVCDGLGLGDNTKAALMTRGLNEMVRVGVAEGAQVLTFLGLAGLGDLIVTCTSRHSRNRLLGEKLGQGKSAEQALGEMTMVAEGYFTTKSAKQLMDHHKLDLPIITELYAMLYEGKPARAAMRDLLSRPPVAEMMHVAPFIRQTEEKI; encoded by the coding sequence ATGAAGGAAAAAATCGCGGTTTTGGGCGCCGGCAGTTGGGGCGCCACCCTTGCCGATCACCTGGCCCGGAACGGCCACGACGTCGTCCTCTGGGAGATTTCCCCGGCGGCCGCCGCGCGGCTCGAACGGGAGCGGCGGCTTCCGACGTTGGACGGGCTTGTTTTGCACCCGGACGTGCGCGTGACCGAGGACATGGCGAAGGCCCTGACGGGCCGGCCCGTCCTTGTCAACGCCGTCCCTTCGAAACACGTGCGCGCCACCTTCCGGGCCGTGCGCGTGTCGAACGCCCTGGCCCCGTCGGCCTGGGCGGTGAGCGTGTCCAAGGGCATCGAGAACGACACTTTAAAACGCATGACCCGCGTGATGGAGGAGGAAACACCGGCTTTGGCGGGCCGCACGGCCGTGTTGGCCGGACCCTCCCACGCGGAAGAGGTGGCGCGGTCGGTTCCGACGGCGGTGGTGGCGGCGGGGCCCGAAGCCCTCCGCGAACATTTGACGCGGCTCTTCAATTCGGAAAGCCTGCGGGTGTACACCAACCCGGATTTCGTCGGGGTGGAGTTGTGCGGCGCGCTGAAGAACGTCTACGCCGTGGGTTGCGGCGTCTGCGACGGGTTGGGCCTGGGGGACAACACCAAGGCCGCGCTCATGACGCGGGGGCTGAACGAAATGGTGCGCGTCGGCGTCGCGGAAGGCGCCCAGGTGTTGACCTTCCTGGGCTTGGCGGGCCTGGGGGATTTGATCGTCACCTGCACGTCGCGGCACTCCCGCAACCGCCTGCTGGGCGAAAAGCTCGGCCAGGGGAAATCGGCCGAGCAGGCCCTGGGGGAGATGACCATGGTGGCGGAGGGGTATTTCACGACCAAAAGCGCCAAACAATTGATGGACCACCATAAATTGGATTTGCCCATCATCACCGAACTGTACGCCATGCTTTACGAGGGCAAACCGGCGCGCGCCGCCATGCGGGACCTGCTGTCGCGCCCGCCCGTCGCGGAAATGATGCACGTGGCCCCTTTTATTCGACAAACGGAGGAGAAGATATGA
- the plsY gene encoding glycerol-3-phosphate 1-O-acyltransferase PlsY produces the protein MNEGLWVLVGFAAGSLPTGYLMGRALKGIDIRTVGSGNVGATNVFRSVGRGAGVATLLIDILKGFLPVWGALRGLPVEAVPLLTGAAAVAGHTWSPWVRFRGGKGVATSAGVFLALLPGPMGVALLVFALAFAVSRRVSVGSLAGAVVLPLAAWFAGASPAREAMAVALCLVVVLRHIPNMKRLARGEEPPLFGFKKGDPKSL, from the coding sequence ATGAACGAAGGGCTGTGGGTTTTGGTGGGGTTCGCGGCCGGGTCCCTGCCCACGGGGTATCTGATGGGGCGCGCCCTCAAAGGCATCGACATCCGCACGGTGGGGTCGGGCAACGTGGGGGCGACCAACGTGTTCCGGTCCGTCGGGCGCGGCGCCGGCGTCGCGACCCTGTTGATCGATATTTTAAAAGGGTTTTTGCCGGTCTGGGGCGCTTTGCGGGGCTTGCCGGTGGAGGCCGTGCCCTTGCTCACGGGCGCGGCGGCCGTGGCGGGCCACACCTGGTCGCCGTGGGTGCGTTTCCGCGGGGGAAAGGGCGTGGCCACGTCCGCGGGGGTTTTCCTGGCGTTGCTGCCGGGGCCCATGGGGGTGGCCTTGCTCGTCTTCGCGTTGGCCTTTGCCGTTTCGCGGCGGGTGTCGGTGGGGTCCTTGGCGGGGGCCGTGGTTTTGCCCCTCGCGGCGTGGTTCGCCGGCGCTTCCCCGGCGCGGGAGGCCATGGCGGTCGCGTTGTGTTTGGTGGTGGTCCTTCGACACATACCCAATATGAAACGGTTGGCGCGGGGGGAGGAGCCCCCGTTGTTCGGTTTCAAGAAAGGAGACCCCAAATCTTTATGA